In Triticum aestivum cultivar Chinese Spring chromosome 5B, IWGSC CS RefSeq v2.1, whole genome shotgun sequence, the following proteins share a genomic window:
- the LOC123115477 gene encoding receptor-like protein 46 has product MTQTLTAVSAGHMAKHLFVVWLWWIANTRRRACSILPSLRSSAMHPTTNLLFTTFIIISIASSSQVVHALAPQPQHAHGGGCIPAERAALLSFHKGITSDSAHVLASWHGHDCCQWRGVSCSNQTCHVIKLHLRNTSPGLYTAGSCSDANSLVGEISPSLLSLNHLQHLDLSMNCLLGPNGHIPQFLGSMENLRYLNLSGMTFTGRVPSQLGNLTKLQHLDLGKGYYYGMYSTDISWLTNLPLLQYLSMSTINLSRIADWPHTLNMIPSLRVINLAECLLDTASQSLPHLNLTKLEKLDLSLNNLDHSIASSWFWKVSSLKYLSLQGNLQANWLFGKLPDAIGNMTSLKVLDVSFTNLNETGNLKNLCCLEILDLSGNLMNGDIAVLMEGLPQCAWEKLQELHFRGNKFMGTLPNVVGEFSSLRKLDLVNNNLVGAIPPGLMNLAHLTILDFSENQLNGNVPSEIGGLTALTYLGIDSNNLTGGIPAELGKLKYLATLHLSGNKITGPIPPGLMHSTSLTILDLSSNYLDGSVPTELGSLENLLYLDLRNNNLSGVITEEHFVNLKSLKIINLSYNNLKIVVDSDWCSSFKLQIADFALCQVGPLFPAWLQQLHGVSILDISSTGLADKFPDWFWYTFSQTKYLDVSKNQINGSLPAHLDSMALEELYLSSNQLTGSIPSLLINITMLDISNNNFSGVIPSKFEASRLRILLIYSNQLGGYIPESICKLQQLLYLDLSNNVLEGEIPQCFGIQNMQFLLLGNNSLSGKFPAFLQNNTALEFLDLAWNKLSGRLPPWIGDLEKLRLVLLSHNSFSYDIPVNTTSLKYLQYLDLSCNNFSGTIPWHMLNLTLMTEVQKGFMSMVDSYGGPTNSMTQPGASHVGEILLVVTKGQQLVYGRTLIYFVSIDLSCNSLTGEIPTDITSLDALMNLNLSSNKLSGQIPNMIGAMQSVVSLDLSENKLSGEIPPSLSSLASLEALNLSYNNLSGRIPSGRQLDTLNSDNPSLIYIGNSGLCGPPLQKNCPGNDSFIHGDLGGSKLEFDPLTFQFGLVLGLVVGFWMVFCALLFKRTWRIAYFRLFDKAYDQVYVIVVVKWASFAKNTTAE; this is encoded by the coding sequence ATGACTCAGACTTTGACAGCGGTCTCCGCGGGGCATATGGCCAAACATCTCTTTGTAGTATGGCTCTGGTGGATAGCAAATACTAGACGCCGAGCCTGTAGCATACTCCCTTCTCTTCGTTCTTCCGCCATGCATCCCACAACCAATCTCTTGTTCACCACCTTCATCATCATAAGCATAGCTTCATCTTCACAAGTGGTGCATGCACTAGCACCACAACCACAGCATGCCCATGGCGGCGGCTGCATCCCAGCTGAGAGGGCCGCCTTGCTCTCCTTCCACAAAGGCATCACAAGTGATAGCGCTCATGTCCTCGCCTCGTGGCATGGACATGATTGCTGCCAGTGGAGGGGAGTCAGCTGCAGTAACCAAACATGCCATGTCATCAAGCTTCACCTTCGCAATACAAGCCCGGGCCTTTACACCGCTGGTTCGTGTAGTGATGCTAATTCATTGGTCGGCGAGATAAGTCCCTCTCTGCTTTCCTTGAACCATCTACAGCACCTGGATCTTAGCATGAACTGTTTACTAGGACCAAATGGCCATATTCCTCAGTTCTTGGGTTCCATGGAGAACTTGAGATATCTTAACCTCTCTGGCATGACATTTACCGGCAGAGTTCCTTCTCAGCTTGGCAACCTGACTAAGTTGCAGCATCTTGACCTTGGCAAGGGTTATTATTACGGGATGTACTCAACGGACATCAGCTGGTTAACAAACCTACCTTTGCTGCAATACCTTAGCATGAGCACAATAAATCTCTCAAGGATAGCTGACTGGCCTCATACACTGAACATGATTCCATCACTAAGGGTTATCAACCTTGCTGAATGTTTACTTGATACTGCAAGCCAATCACTTCCCCACCTTAACCTCACGAAACTTGAGAAGCTTGATCTGTCCTTGAATAATTTGGACCACTCAATTGCATCAAGTTGGTTTTGGAAAGTGTCGAGCCTCAAATATCTTAGTCTTCAGGGGAATCTCCAAGCGAATTGGTTATTTGGCAAACTTCCTGATGCAATAGGAAACATGACGTCACTCAAAGTCCTTGATGTGTCATTTACCAATTTGAATGAGACTGGAAACCTTAAAAACCTTTGTTGTTTGGAAATTCTTGACCTCTCTGGAAATCTTATGAATGGAGATATAGCAGTGTTGATGGAGGGGTTGCCACAATGTGCATGGGAGAAATTGCAGGAGCTGCATTTCAGGGGAAACAAATTCATGGGGACCCTACCAAATGTTGTAGGGGAATTCAGCAGCTTAAGAAAGCTTGACCTGGTCAACAACAACCTTGTTGGAGCTATACCACCAGGGCTTATGAATTTGGCGCATTTAACCATCCTTGATTTTAGTGAGAATCAGCTCAATGGAAATGTACCAAGTGAGATTGGTGGCCTTACTGCTTTGACTTATTTGGGCATAGACAGCAACAACTTGACTGGAGGTATACCAGCCGAGCTTGGAAAACTGAAGTATTTGGCTACCCTTCATCTCTCAGGCAACAAAATTACTGGACCTATACCACCAGGGCTTATGCATTCAACTAGCTTAACCATCCTAGACCTTTCCAGTAATTACCTTGATGGAAGTGTACCCACTGAATTAGGTTCCCTCGAGAATCTGTTATATCTGGACCTAAGAAACAACAACCTTAGTGGTGTGATCACGGAAGAACACTTTGTAAACCTAAAAAGTTTAAAGATTATAAACTTGTCCTACAACAATTTGAAGATTGTAGTGGATTCAGATTGGTGTTCATCCTTCAAGCTACAGATTGCAGATTTTGCATTGTGCCAAGTGGGTCCTCTTTTTCCAGCCTGGCTTCAACAGCTACATGGAGTCAGTATACTTGACATTTCGAGCACTGGCTTAGCGGACAAGTTTCCTGATTGGTTTTGGTATACATTTTCACAGACAAAATATCTCGACGTCTCTAAGAACCAAATAAATGGTAGCTTGCCAGCACATCTGGATAGCATGGCTTTGGAGGAACTCTACCTAAGTTCAAACCAACTCACCGGCTCAATACCTTCGTTGCTGATAAATATCACTATGTTAGACATCTCCAACAATAACTTTTCAGGAGTAATACCATCAAAATTTGAAGCCTCCCGACTTCGAATATTGCTTATCTATTCAAATCAACTTGGTGGGTACATTCCCGAATCAATTTGTAAATTGCAACAGCTACTGTATCTGGATTTGTCGAACAACGTATTAGAAGGTGAAATTCCTCAATGCTTTGGAATCCAAAACATGCAATTTCTTCTACTGGGTAACAACAGTTTATCAGGAAAGTTCCCAGCATTTTTGCAGAATAATACGGCTTTGGAGTTCTTGGATCTTGCATGGAATAAGTTATCTGGAAGATTGCCTCCATGGATAGGAGATCTGGAGAAATTACGTTTGGTACTACTGAGCCACAATTCATTTTCTTATGATATTCCAGTCAACACCACAAGCCTTAAGTATCTTCAATACTTGGATCTATCATGCAACAATTTCTCTGGTACAATACCTTGGCATATGTTGAACCTAACACTTATGACAGAAGTACAGAAGGGATTCATGAGTATGGTAGATTCATATGGTGGACCCACGAACAGCATGACCCAGCCAGGAGCTAGTCACGTCGGAGAAATATTGTTAGTAGTAACAAAAGGACAACAACTTGTATATGGTAGGACACTTATATATTTTGTGAGCATTgatttatcatgtaactctttgacTGGTGAAATCCCTACAGACATCACTTCCCTTGATGCATTGATGAATTTGAATTTATCATCGAACAAATTAAGTGGACAAATACCAAACATGATTGGGGCCATGCAGTCCGTAGTATCTCTTGACCTCTCTGAGAACAAGCTCTCCGGTGAAATCCCGCCGAGCTTGTCAAGTCTGGCATCTTTGGAGGCCTTGAACCTGTCCTACAACAATTTATCTGGAAGGATACCCTCTGGCCGGCAACTTGACACCCTTAATTCGGATAACCCTTCACTTATATACATAGGCAACAGTGGACTTTGTGGGCCTCCTCTCCAAAAGAATTGTCCAGGAAATGATTCTTTCATCCACGGTGATCTCGGAGGCAGCAAGCTAGAGTTTGATCCACTAACCTTTCAATTTGGTCTTGTGCTGGGACTTGTGGTGGGGTTCTGGATGGTGTTTTGTGCACTGTTGTTCAAGAGGACATGGAGAATTGCTTATTTCCGGCTCTTCGACAAGGCGTATGATCAAGTCTATGTAATTGTGGTCGTGAAGTGGGCAAGCTTCGCAAAGAACACAACAGCAGAATAA